A single Calypte anna isolate BGI_N300 chromosome 24, bCalAnn1_v1.p, whole genome shotgun sequence DNA region contains:
- the MCAM gene encoding LOW QUALITY PROTEIN: cell surface glycoprotein MUC18 (The sequence of the model RefSeq protein was modified relative to this genomic sequence to represent the inferred CDS: deleted 3 bases in 3 codons; substituted 1 base at 1 genomic stop codon), with the protein MAGGRWASELALSWGCCLLLCCAAASKPEVVEVESGGTARIECNVDIPGNGSYTYIDWFYMNRNNRVELCRVTGTEILEENSDYKGRLQVGEDKALSISRVTVQDARTFLCQVVVGSHEVGESHTELRVYKVPQIPEIVASSGGISVQSSDISEIAQCVSRNSFPAPNITWHKNGEQLQAEEKTVKITATRTRESSGLYTVSSTLFAHVTREDRHSLYHCTVHYHLQGQQRALESPRVNITVFYPAEHVKLQVVSSSNPVKEGDDVQLVCEADGNPAPVFSFYKRELEGNWQDLSSLADTNSGVLDLHDVNKNSSGFYRCRTLDLDDLRELEEDVELFVNYIEGVHVEMEPSSPLWEGDSVRLSCSARSPVDLVFQWMEXEGEKVADGNQLRLNNLTFETSSTNSCRVMAPTVPGLNQSKQVPVAVRGKPRIVAVCSPLFVRQDEMVTLTCKAIAYPPPSVHWSINGTVRAGEEYVENRRVASNLTVRVSHELLRAGAHRAGCHEAGVMRKHIQLLDQKTPESKGVIIVAIIVCILVVAVLGSVIYFLHKKGKIPCGRAGKQDITKPEARKDKIVVEVKSDKLSEEAGLLQGANGEKRAATDQSEKYIDLRN; encoded by the exons ctgcagccagcaagCCAGAGGTGGTGGAAGTGGAGAGTGGGGGCACAGCCAGGATCGAGTGCAACGTTGACATCCCTGGGAATGGTTCCTACACCTACATCGACTGGTTCTAT ATGAACCGCAACAACCGGGTTGAGCTGTGCCGCGTCACGGGCACCGAGATCCTGGAGGAGAACTCTGACTACaaggggaggctgcaggtgggggAGGACAAGGCCCTCTCCATCAGTCGGGTGACAGTGCAGGATGCCAGGACCTTCCTGTGCCAGGTTGTGGTGGGAAGCCACGAGGTGGGCGAGAGCCACACCGAGCTCCGTGTCTACA AGGTCCCCCAAATCCCCGAGATCGTGGCCAGCTCAGGAGGCATCTCTGTGCAGAGCAGTGACATCTCAGAG ATTGCCCAGTGTGTGAGCAGGAACAGTTTTCCAGCCCCCAACATCACGTGGCACAAGAATGGGGAGCaactgcaggcagaggagaaga CGGTGAAGATCACGGCCACGCGGACCCGGGAGTCGAGTGGGCTGTACACGGTGAGCAGCACCCTCTTTGCCCACGTCACCCGTGAGGACCGCCACTCCCTGTACCACTGCACGGTGCACTACCacctgcagggacagcagcGTGCCCTGGAGTCACCCCGAGTCAACATCACTGTCTTCT ACCCCGCGGAGCACGTGAAGCTCCAGGTGGTGTCATCCTCAAACCCCGTGAAGGAAGGGGACGATGTGCAGTTGGTCTGTGAGGCTGATGGGAACCCAGCACCCGTCTTCAGCTTCTACAAGAGAGAG ctggagggCAACTGGCAGGACCTCTCCTCACTGGCTGACACCAACTCGGGGGTGCTGGACCTGCACGATGTGAACAAGAACAGCAGTGGCTTCTACAGGTGCCGAACCCTGGACTTGGATGatctgagagagctggaggaggaCGTGGAGCTCTTTGTGAACT ACATCGAAGGGGTCCATGTGGAGATGGAGCCATCCTCACCCCTTTGGGAAGGGGATAGTGTGAGGCTGAGCTGCAGTGCCCGCAGCCCTGTGGACCTGGTCTTCCAGTGGATGGAATGAGAAGGTGA GAAGGTTGCTGACGGGAACCAGCTCCGCCTGAACAACCTCACCTTCGAAACCTCCAGC ACTAACAGCTGCAGAGTGATGGCACCGACCGTGCCGGGGCTGAACCAGAGCAAGCAGGTGCCCGTGGCTGTTCGGG GGAAGCCACGGATTGTTGCTGTC TGCTCCCCGCTGTTTGTGCGGCAGGACGAGATGGTGACCCTGACCTGCAAAGCCATCGCCTACCCCCCACCTTCTGTCCACTGGAGCATCAACGGGACGGtgagagctggggagg AGTACGTGGAAAACCGGCGCGTGGCCAGCAACCTGACGGTG CGGGTCAGCCACGAGCTGCTGCGGGCAGGAGCGCATCGTGCAGGGTGTCATGAGGCTGGTGTCATGAGGAAACACATCCAACTGCTGG ATCAAAAGACACCCGAGAGCAAAGGGGTGATCATCGTGGCCATCATTGTCTGCatcctggtggtggctgtgctggggtctGTCATCTACTTCCTGCACAAGAAAGGCAAGATCCCCTGTGGCCGTGCTGGGAAACAGGACAT CACAAAGCCAGAGGCACGTAAAGACAAGATTGTAGTTGAAGTTAAGTCAGATAAACTTTCCGAAGAGGCGGGGCTCCTGCAGGGTGCCAACGGGGAGAAGAGAGCTGCCACTGACCAG AGCGAGAAATACATCGATCTGAGGAACTAG
- the CBL gene encoding E3 ubiquitin-protein ligase CBL: protein MSAPLKKGPGGLIGLMKDAFQPHHHHLGPHQPGTVDKKMVEKCWKLMDKVVRLCQNPKLALKNSPPYILDLLPDTYQHLRTILSRYEGKMETLGENEYFRVFMENLMKKTKQTISLFKEGKERMYEENSQPRRNLTKLSLIFSHMLAELKGIFPSGLFQGDTFRITKADAAEFWRKAFGEKTIVPWKSFRQALHEVHPISSGLEAMALKSTIDLTCNDYISVFEFDIFTRLFQPWSSLLRNWNSLAVTHPGYMAFLTYDEVKARLQKFIHKPGSYIFRLSCTRLGQWAIGYVTADGNILQTIPHNKPLFQALIDGFREGFYLFPDGRNQNPDLTGLCEPTPQDHIKVTQEQYELYCEMGSTFQLCKICAENDKDVKIEPCGHLMCTSCLTAWQESEGQGCPFCRCEIKGTEPIVVDPFDPRGGGGLPRQGAEGTPSPNYDDDDDDRADDSLFMMKELAGAKVERPPSPFSVAPQATLPPVPPRLDLLQQRVANPPGASSPGTTSKAAPGTLHKDKPLPIPPTLRDLPPPPPPDRPHSIGTEGRPQRRPLPCTPGDCPAREKPPPVPSTRQGDPWPSRPIPKAPSAAVSPADPWAGRELSNRHSLPFSLPSQMDSRADSHRLGSTLSLDNPVSLNSVQQQPQSVNTPKLNPPHLPMPSTP from the exons ATGTCGGCGCCGCTGAAGAAGGGCCCCGGGGGGCTGATCGGGCTGATGAAGGACGCGTTCCAACCCCACCACCATCACCTCGGCCCCCACCAGCCCGGCACCGTGGATAAGAAGATGGTGGAGAAGTGCTGGAAGCTCATGGACAAG GTGGTACGTTTGTGTCAGAACCCAAAACTGGCTTTGAAGAACAGCCCTCCCTACATCCTGGATCTGCTACCTGATACCTACCAGCACCTGAGGACCATCCTGTCGCGCTACGAAGGGAAGATGGAGACCTTGGGAGAGAACGAGTATTTCCGTGTGTTCATGGAGAACCTGatgaagaaaaccaagcagACCATCAGCCTTTTCAAGGAGGGAAAGGAACGGATGTATGAGGAGAACTCTCAGCCTAG GCGTAACCTGACAAAGTTATCCCTGATATTCAGCCACATGCTGGCAGAACTCAAAGGTATTTTCCCAAGTGGCCTCTTCCAGGGAGATACATTCCGGATCACCAAGGCAGATGCTGCAGAGTTTTGGAGAAAGGCTTTTGGTGAAAA GACTATTGTTCCCTGGAAAAGCTTCCGTCAGGCCCTGCATGAAGTGCATCCCATCAGCTCAGGGCTGGAAGCCATGGCTCTGAAATCAACGATTGACTTGACTTGCAATGACTACATTTCAGTGTTTGAATTTGATATCTTCACACGACTTTTCCAG CCATGGTCCTCTTTGCTCAGGAACTGGAATAGCCTAGCAGTGACTCACCCTGGTTATATGGCATTCCTGACCTATGATGAGGTGAAAGCCAGGCTTCAGAAGTTCATTCACAAACCTGGCAG TTACATTTTCCGACTGAGCTGCACACGACTGGGTCAGTGGGCCATTGGCTATGTCACTGCAGATGGGAACATTCTTCAGACAATCCCCCACAACAAACCTCTTTTTCAAGCACTGATTGATGGCTTCAGGGAAGGCTT TTATTTATTTCCTGATGGCCGGAATCAGAATCCTGACTTGACTGGCTTGTGTGAGCCCACACCTCAGGACCACATTAAAGTTACACAG GAACAATATGAACTCTACTGTGAGATGGGCTCCACCTTTCAGCTGTGCAAAATCTGTGCTGAAAATGACAAGGATGTGAAGATTGAACCATGTGGCCATCTGATGTGCACGTCCTGTCTCACTGCATGGCAG GAATCAGAAGGCCAGGGGTGTCCTTTTTGCCGCTGTGAAATCAAAGGCACAGAGCCAATTGTAGTTGACCCCTTTGAccccagaggaggaggaggattacCAAGGCAAGGGGCAGAAGGAACTCCCTCACCCaattatgatgatgatgacgaTGACAGAGCTGATGACTCCCTCTTCATGATGAAAGAACTCGCTGGTGCCAAA gttGAACGTCCTCCTTCCCCATTCTCAGTAGCTCCCCAAGCCACCCTTCCCCCTGTGCCACCACGACTGGACCTGCTGCAGCAGCGAGTGGCCAATCCTCCTGGAGCTTCCAGTCCTGGCACCACTTCAAAG GCTGCACCTGGCACTCTTCACAAGGATAAACCTTTGCCGATCCCACCCACGCTCCGGGAtctcccaccaccccctcctccAGACAGACCACATTCCATTGGGACTGAAGGGAGACCCCAGAGACGTCCCCTGCCCTGCACTCCAGGAGATTGTCCTGCCAGAGAAAAGCCACCCCCAGTGCCCTCCACCCGTCAGGGGGATCCGTGGCCATCCAGACCCATTCCTAAAGCCCCATCTGCAGCTGTCAGCCCTGCCGACCcttgggctgggagggagctgtcAAACAGGCACTCTCTGCCCTTTTCCTTGCCCTCCCAGATGGACTCCAGGGCTGACAGCCATCGGCTTGGGAGCACCCTCAGCCTGGACAACCCAGTG agcttGAACAGTGTCCAACAACAACCTCAGAGTGTGAACACCCCAAAATTAAACCCTCCTCATCTGCCAATGCCATCTACTCCTTAG